The DNA region TCTTCTTGGTGTAAAAGAATCTCTAAACCTGCTGCAGAATTACCTAACGTACCCGTAGTAAAAACGATATCGCCAGGCATAGCACTACTTCTTAATAATGCCTTACCTGTTGGTAGTTCTCCTATTACTGTAACTGCGATTACTAAGCTGCCTTTAGTTGATACCGTATCTCCACCAATTAAATCGATGTTATACTTATCAGCTATTGCAGCCATTCCTTCATAAACGTTTAATAGTTCCTCTTCCTTCCACGAATTTGGAACAGCAATGGCGACTAAATAATATAAAGGTTTTCCCCCCATTGCGGCGATATCGCTTATATTAACTGCAACAGCCTTCCAACCAATATCAAATGGCGTCATTGTCTTCCTCGAAAAATGGACCTCTTCGCACATCGTGTCGACACAGACTACTTGATCTTTATTACTATTTGCACGGTATACTGCTGCATCATCTCCAATACCTATTATGCATGAAGACTGCTTTAGTTTTGCTGGTTTTATTTTATTAATAAAGGAAAATTCATCAGGCAAATCGATGTCCTCCTTATTCACCTTTTCTTTTGTTTGTATAAAAAAACCTTAGGATATACTCCTAAGGTGGATGTCTTTA from Lottiidibacillus patelloidae includes:
- the thiL gene encoding thiamine-phosphate kinase, with the protein product MPDEFSFINKIKPAKLKQSSCIIGIGDDAAVYRANSNKDQVVCVDTMCEEVHFSRKTMTPFDIGWKAVAVNISDIAAMGGKPLYYLVAIAVPNSWKEEELLNVYEGMAAIADKYNIDLIGGDTVSTKGSLVIAVTVIGELPTGKALLRSSAMPGDIVFTTGTLGNSAAGLEILLHQEENTYKSFEKELIVFHQRPVPQVEAGLILSSLNERVSLNDISDGLASECNEIAEASNVSIEIDEHALPISNALKNYSLDDQLNWVYYGGEEYQLVGTTSKQHYLQIEEKMKQANIQVTKIGTVKEKGEFPVMIRKDGRSLELKKLGYNHFREGEK